In Salinisphaera sp. LB1, one genomic interval encodes:
- the dnaE gene encoding DNA polymerase III subunit alpha yields the protein MTTPFVHLRVHTEYSLSDGIVRIKPLMKQVAEAGMPAVGVTDNVNLFGMVKFYKAALGAGIKPIVGVDLLVDEGAAPASRLTLIAQHREGYRNLCEILTRSYLHGQTGGQVLTRREWIVEKSDGLIAVSGGMSGDTGQALLAGKTELAEQHARHWQSIFGDRYYLEVTRCQRSGEAAWLAETVGLALATDIPIVATNDVRFPGADDFDAHEARVAIHGGYTLADPRRPRHYTAEQYLKTPEQMVELFADLPEAIENSVEIARRCNLQLTLGENVLPDFPVPEGHDTDSFLKAESEAGLNERLADLYPDADVRETRREEYESRLTHELDVIKTMGFPGYFLIVADFIRWARENGVPVGPGRGSGAGSLVAYALGITDLDPLAYDLLFERFLNPERVSMPDFDVDFCMDGRDRVIEYVADAYGHEKVSQIITYGTMAAKAVVRDVGRVLNHPYGFVDRIAKQIPFAPDMTLTRALEESEELRTSREDEEVGYLLDLALSLEGLSRNAGKHAGGVVIAPSNLIDFTPLYCEPGGTNRVTQFDKDDVEAVGLVKFDFLGLRTLTIIDNAVQVANARLKKAGKGPIDVRQIPLDDKASFDLLQKGDTTAVFQLESSGMRRLIKRLQPAEFEDIIALVALYRPGPLESGMVEDFIDRKHGRAKVVYPHNSLAEVLEPTYGVILYQEQVMQIAQVLAGYSLGNADLLRRAMGKKKPEEMAKQRDGFVKGAVANNIDEDTAAYIFDLVEKFAGYGFNKSHSAAYALVSYQTAWLKAHYPADFMSAVLSADMDHTDKVVIMIDECHRLAIEVAPPNVNASEYNFSVVDDTTIRYGLGAIKGLGKGAIEAVIAERRKGGAFVNLYDFCRRVDTSKINRRAIEALINAGALDDLGPNRASLMHGVTRALAAAEQDRAASRVGQNDMFGLAETPDTAGPPLDHLDEWPEDERLKAERDTLGLYLTGHPIKAWEAELERMTDGKIADQVAAMPRPEEGGEGRRSPRKAAVVAGLVVEVRRMKKGKRIIVVLDDGSGRIECPLFEDKAAEFGHLLVSDKLVIVDGSLQYDDFSDGFRLNANTVMDMETARAAYASRILLQLQSEAALDVGALAGCVDRYKADAGCDVVLRYANAQARAVLTLGDTRLRLCEALLTDLKSLVGADKVQVRYRRAQTSVS from the coding sequence ATGACGACGCCCTTCGTCCATCTGCGCGTTCATACCGAGTATTCGCTGTCCGACGGCATTGTGCGCATCAAGCCTTTGATGAAGCAGGTGGCCGAGGCCGGCATGCCGGCGGTCGGCGTGACCGACAACGTCAACCTGTTCGGCATGGTGAAGTTCTACAAGGCCGCGCTCGGGGCCGGTATCAAGCCGATCGTGGGCGTGGATCTGCTGGTGGACGAAGGTGCGGCGCCGGCCTCCCGGCTGACCCTGATCGCCCAGCACCGCGAGGGCTATCGCAACCTCTGCGAAATCCTCACGCGGTCGTACCTGCATGGCCAGACCGGCGGCCAGGTGCTCACCCGGCGCGAATGGATCGTGGAGAAGTCGGACGGGCTGATCGCGGTGTCCGGCGGCATGAGCGGCGATACCGGCCAGGCGCTGCTGGCCGGCAAGACCGAACTGGCCGAGCAGCACGCGCGCCACTGGCAATCGATTTTCGGCGATCGCTACTATCTGGAGGTCACGCGTTGCCAGCGCAGCGGCGAGGCCGCCTGGCTGGCGGAGACGGTCGGCCTGGCCCTGGCCACCGATATTCCGATCGTGGCCACCAACGACGTGCGCTTTCCCGGCGCCGACGATTTCGATGCCCATGAAGCGCGCGTGGCCATCCACGGCGGCTATACGTTGGCCGATCCGCGCCGGCCACGCCACTACACCGCCGAACAGTATCTCAAGACGCCCGAGCAGATGGTCGAGCTGTTCGCCGACCTGCCCGAGGCGATCGAGAACTCGGTGGAGATCGCGCGTCGCTGCAATCTCCAGCTCACGCTCGGCGAGAACGTGCTGCCGGACTTTCCGGTGCCCGAAGGCCACGATACCGATTCGTTTCTCAAGGCTGAGTCCGAGGCCGGGCTCAATGAACGCCTCGCAGACCTGTATCCGGACGCGGACGTGCGCGAGACCAGGCGCGAGGAATACGAGAGCCGGCTGACTCACGAACTCGACGTCATCAAGACCATGGGTTTTCCGGGCTACTTCCTGATCGTGGCCGACTTCATCCGTTGGGCGCGTGAGAACGGCGTGCCGGTGGGTCCGGGCCGCGGTTCAGGTGCCGGCTCGCTGGTGGCCTACGCACTCGGCATCACCGATCTGGACCCACTCGCCTACGATCTGCTGTTCGAGCGCTTCCTCAATCCCGAACGCGTGTCCATGCCCGACTTCGACGTCGACTTCTGCATGGACGGCCGCGATCGGGTGATCGAGTACGTGGCCGATGCCTACGGCCACGAGAAGGTCAGCCAGATCATCACCTACGGCACGATGGCGGCCAAGGCGGTGGTGCGCGACGTCGGGCGCGTGCTCAATCACCCCTACGGCTTCGTCGACCGCATCGCCAAGCAGATCCCGTTCGCCCCGGACATGACGCTCACCCGGGCGCTGGAGGAATCCGAGGAACTGCGGACCTCGCGCGAGGATGAAGAGGTCGGTTATCTGCTCGATCTGGCGCTGTCGCTGGAAGGCCTGAGCCGCAACGCCGGCAAGCACGCCGGCGGCGTGGTCATCGCGCCGTCCAACCTGATCGATTTCACGCCGCTGTACTGCGAGCCGGGTGGCACCAACCGCGTCACCCAGTTCGACAAGGACGATGTCGAGGCGGTCGGCCTGGTCAAGTTCGACTTTCTCGGCCTGCGCACGCTCACCATCATCGACAACGCGGTCCAGGTCGCCAACGCCCGCCTGAAAAAAGCCGGCAAGGGGCCGATCGACGTTCGCCAGATCCCGCTGGACGACAAGGCCTCGTTCGACCTGCTGCAGAAAGGCGACACCACGGCCGTGTTCCAGCTGGAATCGTCCGGCATGCGGCGCCTGATCAAGCGCCTGCAGCCGGCCGAGTTCGAGGACATCATCGCCCTGGTCGCGCTGTATCGGCCGGGGCCGCTGGAATCGGGCATGGTCGAGGACTTCATCGACCGCAAGCATGGCCGGGCCAAGGTGGTGTATCCGCACAACAGCCTGGCCGAAGTGCTGGAGCCGACCTACGGCGTCATCCTGTACCAGGAACAGGTGATGCAGATCGCCCAGGTGCTGGCGGGCTACAGCCTGGGCAACGCCGACCTGTTACGTCGTGCCATGGGCAAGAAAAAGCCCGAGGAAATGGCCAAGCAGCGCGACGGTTTCGTCAAGGGCGCGGTCGCGAACAATATCGACGAGGATACCGCCGCCTATATCTTCGATCTGGTCGAGAAATTCGCCGGCTACGGTTTCAATAAATCGCACTCGGCGGCCTATGCCCTGGTGTCCTACCAGACCGCGTGGCTGAAGGCGCATTATCCGGCCGACTTCATGTCGGCGGTGTTGTCGGCGGATATGGATCACACCGACAAGGTCGTGATCATGATCGACGAGTGCCACCGGCTCGCCATCGAGGTGGCACCGCCCAACGTCAACGCCTCCGAATACAACTTCTCGGTGGTCGACGATACGACCATCCGCTATGGCCTGGGCGCGATCAAGGGGTTGGGTAAGGGCGCGATCGAGGCCGTGATCGCCGAGCGGCGCAAAGGTGGCGCCTTCGTGAACCTATACGACTTCTGTCGCCGGGTGGATACCTCGAAGATCAACCGGCGTGCGATCGAGGCCCTGATCAACGCCGGTGCGCTGGATGATCTCGGCCCCAACCGGGCCAGCCTGATGCACGGCGTCACGCGTGCGTTGGCGGCTGCGGAACAGGACCGCGCAGCCAGCCGCGTCGGCCAGAACGACATGTTCGGCCTGGCCGAGACGCCGGACACCGCCGGGCCGCCGCTCGATCATCTCGACGAATGGCCGGAGGACGAGCGGCTCAAGGCCGAGCGCGATACGCTGGGCCTGTATCTGACCGGGCATCCGATCAAGGCCTGGGAGGCCGAGCTCGAACGCATGACCGACGGCAAGATCGCCGATCAGGTCGCGGCCATGCCCCGGCCGGAAGAGGGCGGCGAGGGCCGCCGCAGCCCGCGCAAGGCCGCGGTGGTCGCCGGGCTCGTGGTCGAGGTCCGGCGCATGAAGAAGGGCAAGCGGATCATCGTCGTGCTGGACGACGGCTCCGGACGCATCGAATGCCCCCTGTTCGAGGACAAGGCCGCCGAATTCGGCCATCTGCTGGTCTCGGACAAGCTCGTGATCGTCGACGGCAGCCTGCAGTACGACGACTTCTCCGACGGCTTCCGGCTCAATGCCAACACGGTCATGGACATGGAGACCGCGCGCGCGGCCTATGCCAGCCGCATCCTGCTGCAGCTGCAGTCCGAGGCCGCGCTGGATGTCGGCGCACTCGCCGGCTGCGTGGATCGCTACAAGGCCGATGCCGGCTGCGATGTCGTGTTGCGTTACGCCAACGCACAGGCCCGCGCGGTGCTGACTTTGGGCGATACCCGGCTGCGCCTGTGCGAGGCGTTGTTGACCGATCTGAAGAGTCTTGTGGGTGCGGATAAAGTACAAGTACGTTATCGTCGCGCACAGACGAGCGTAAGCTGA